The Saccharomyces paradoxus chromosome XV, complete sequence DNA window GTCATTATCTACAGATCCATCCATGAATTTCATGTTCGATAGATGTAAATTGGTTGCCCCCCATTCTTTAATTTTACCTGTGTGAGGGTCTTTCTCGAATAATGGTGTGGAGGGGAAAACTCCAGGCAGCGAGCAAGATGCGCATACAGCGGACCAGATGAGAACGTTTGGAGCAGTAAGGTTGTTTAGTAGTTTTGGTTGTTCGTATATGGATGCAGGAGAGACTGTGACATTCAAGATTTTGCCCGTCTTATTGTAGGCTTCCCTAAAGGTCAAGTTTCCCAAAAACGAAAGCATCGTGTTAATTAAAGGTTGGTTATTGAACCAGGTACCATTTTGGCAGAATCTCGATATCTTGATTAGTAAGTTTTCGTTGGGGGATTTGGAATTGTCATCGTTGAAGATATTAAATTCCATATTAAGTATATTGGTCAACAAGGAGGGAATTTCCTGAGTCGTGTGGACACAAAATATGCTGGCGACGATGGCGCCAGCACTGCTACCGCTAATAACTCTAGGCATTAGGTCTGATTCAAAAAGGGCGGCAAGAACACCGATATGGAAAAGCCCGAAGGTGCTGCCGCCACTAAGCACGAGAGCCGTGCGGCCTatgtttcttcttgtttgtTGCAAGATACCCAGGAGATAGTGGTCATTCATATATGACTGATGGATGAGTGCGGTGAGTACCGCTTGAGACTCTTCTAGATAGTCGTGTATAATTTGTTTCGTGCCAGTATGCGAGTGCCTGTAAAGATTAACGTTATTCATGTTGCCAAGATTACGGACCCACTTAGTTCTAATAAGATAGAGCAGGCGGTGATAATCATGAGTGTTTCTCAAATGGCGCATGCGGAGGGTCAAGTCTTGCAGCAGCTTATAGTTATACAACGAGGATTCGTTGATTGTTTTCCACTCAGAAAGGCCCGTCAGGTCATCTAATCGCAACGCTATGTCATTCCATTGATCGTAAGAGATAGCGTGTTTTTTCTGGGAGGACAGGTCAGATATGAGCAGCTGTTTACGGGATAGAGTCTTGTGGTATAGCCATTTGAAGAACGACGATGAGTCTGTGGCAGGAGTATTAGAAAGTTCGTAGTATTTGGATAGAAGAAATTCAGTTACTGGCAATGTATTAGACATAGCAACGAAACAGGACTGTCTTCTTTGTGCTGTTTGTGATGTCTTTGGTCTCCTATTGTTTTCgaattttatattttttttttattttcctttttttttttttggttttaCATAATTCCTCGCGCATGCTTAATGatatttcttgatttaCTAATTGTTTCATGACTTCTGTCTGGTGCTAAAGGGAAGGGGGAAAAAGGAAGCGAAAACTTCAAGAGcagaacgaaaaaaaaaacaaaacaaaacaaaacaaaacaaaggCAAAGTAAGGCAAAGAACCTAATGAAAGAAAGTACAAACACACATAACtagtaacaaaaaattatcagaACATTGAAGGATATGAGTTTGAGAACGCCGAAGAGAAGCAGGACCaatgaagaacaagaacacGAACAAGAGCGGGTACAGAATCAGGATACACACATAAACAATCAGCACCAGCAGCGACCTGAACCAACCACCCTATTGAGTACGCCAGTACGTATTAAAAATGGCTTTGGCACACCGTCGCCGCCGTCTCCACCAGGCATAACAAAAAGCATCACCAAATCGAGAAGAAGGCCGTCGACAACGAGTCTTCAAGGTATATTCATGTCGCCCGTCAATAAGCGTCGTGTCGGTCCAACCGCTCATCAACGTGCACTTGACCATAACGATCACGGACACGAAAGTGACAGTGAGGACGACgaaaacgaagaagaaaatgaaaatcGCAATAAGTACGACGGACACGTTGGTATGCCCTTGTTGCCACCGACAACTCCCAAGTCAAGACGGTCGGAGGTGTTTCTGTCGCCGTCGCCGCGCCTGAGGTCACCTCCGACGGCTGCGCGTCGGTCTGCGGGTGAGCGGCCCATCCGCGAAATATCACATACTTTGCGTACCAGGCTTAATTACGCGCTAGTCAAGCTGCAAAATGGGTGGACGAATAAGACACTTCCCGAACTGGAGACGGAACTTGCTCCAGCAGTGCAGACGTCGCCACGCCGCTATCATAACAGATTCCCGGATAGCGCAGACGCGGGTACTTCTGCACATACAGCGTTTCTTCAAGCGCTGGGAGGCCATCCACCACGGGAGGAGGCTACGGCGGTCGAAACACTGATGCTACTGTCGTCACCCACCAAGAAACAGCAGCACCGACCCGTGGTGTCAGCATCCGCTGGAGAGCCCACGGACGACACGGAGCCCGAGTCGGACACCGAGGTGGAGACGTCGTAATGTAATGGTATAAATTTTCTCCGCAATCTCGGAGTTAGTGCAGCCGTGTCCGCGGCTGCACCCTTTAACATATATAAGTGCGTAGTACGCGCATCAAAAAGGCCCAGCAGTGCATACCCTTCCTACCTACCGATCAACCTCCGCGGCTAAAATGAAGCACAACACGTTcaacaaagaaacgaaaaCTTGCAGCGCTAGCTGGCCCCGCGCATCACAGTCAACGTTGTGCGCGACGGATCGTCTCGAGCTTGTATATGACGTGTACACTAACGCAGAGCGGCAACGTCGCTCTCGCACCGCCACTAGCCTTAACCTCGTGTTCCTGCACGGCAGCGGCATGAGTAAGGTCGTATGGGAGTACTATTTGCCGCGACTGGTAGCCGCGGATGCGGAGAGTGATTATGTCATTGACAAGGTTGTGCTGATCGACCAGGTCAACCATGGTGAGTCCGGAGTGCGCAACCGCGGCAAACTCGGCACCAATTTCAATTGGATCGACGGGGCTCGCGACGTGCTCAAGATTGTCACCTGCGAGTTCGGCGGTAATGACAGCCGCCCAGCGCTAAACGTAGCCATCGGCCATTCTATGGGCGGGTTCCAGGCTCTTGCGTGTGACGTGCTTCAGCCCAATCTATTTCATCTGCTCATCTTGATCGAGCCTGTAGTTATCACACGGAAAGCCTCCAGCACCGGAAGGTCAGGAGTACCGCCCGATGCTCCCCAGATTCCGGAAAACCTTTATAACTCTCTACGTTTAAAGACATGCGACCATTTTGCTAACGAGTCCGAATATGTAAAATACATGAGGAACGGTTCTTTTTTCACGAATGCGCACGGCCAAATCCTGCAAAACATCATCGATTTCGAAAGAATAAAGGGGTTCGATGATGATGGATCTATTCGCACGAAGATGGAGCAGGCGCAGAATCTCCTCTGCTACATGAACATGCAGACTTTTGCGTCCTTCTTAATCAGCAACGTGAAATTTGTGAAGAAACGGACTATCCACATCGTGGGGTCACACTCTAATTGGTGCCCCCCAGAAAATCAGCTGTTTTTGCAAAAAACGCTGCAGAACTACCATCTCGACGTCATTTCGGGTGGCTCCCATCTGGTCAACATCGAGGCGCCGGGCCTTGTCGTTGAAAGGATTAATCACCACATCCACGAGTTTGTTCTTACCTCCCCGCTGCAGTCCTCACACATTCCGCAGTTGACGCTCGAGGAAAGGATGGTTAAATTTAGCCGGGCTTTCGATTCTTTCAAGAATGACGCTTTGGTTGAAACGAGTAAACCAAAACTGTAACTCCTTGTGTACAATGtttacatatataattcaataataattaACTGACGCAATGCTATTGCTGGCGTggtctcttttttttttttttttcatttttcgCGCACGCGCGATGCAACAATATCGCCGAGGACGAATGTGTGTACTCGTCTTTCCACCAAGTAGGTAGTATTTCATGTAgccagaagaaaaaacataaaGGAACTTCTACCAAGATGAGAAACCATACCAGGGACACGCTCTTCGAATACTGCACCACACGCGTCCGCATCAAACTCTTCCTCACAAACATGAATTGGCTGTTTCTGGTCTCGCTAATCTTCTTCTGCGGCGTGTCAACACATCCTGCCCTGGCAATGTCCAGTAACAAACTACTAAAGCTGGCAAATAAATCTCCCAAGAGAATTATACCTCTGAAGGACTCAAGTTTCGAAAACATCTTAGCGCCCCCTCACGAAAATGCCTATATAGTCGCTCTGTTTACCGCCACAGCGCCCGAAATTGGTTGTTCTTTGTGTCTCGAACTGGAGTCCGAATACGACACCATAGTGGCCTCCTGGTTTGACGATCATCCAGACGCGAAATCGTCCCATACCAATACATCTATCTTCTTCACAAAGGTCAATTTGGAGGATCCCTCCAAGACCATTCCAAAAGCattccaatttttccaacTCAATAATGTTCCTAGATTGTTCATCTTCAAACCTAACTCTCCCTCTATTCTGGACCATAGCATCATTAATATTTCCACTGACACTGGCCCAGAAAGAATGAAGCAAATCATACAAG harbors:
- the TGL5 gene encoding triacylglycerol lipase (Bifunctional triacylglycerol lipase and LPA acyltransferase~similar to YOR081C), whose product is MSNTLPVTEFLLSKYYELSNTPATDSSSFFKWLYHKTLSRKQLLISDLSSQKKHAISYDQWNDIALRLDDLTGLSEWKTINESSLYNYKLLQDLTLRMRHLRNTHDYHRLLYLIRTKWVRNLGNMNNVNLYRHSHTGTKQIIHDYLEESQAVLTALIHQSYMNDHYLLGILQQTRRNIGRTALVLSGGSTFGLFHIGVLAALFESDLMPRVISGSSAGAIVASIFCVHTTQEIPSLLTNILNMEFNIFNDDNSKSPNENLLIKISRFCQNGTWFNNQPLINTMLSFLGNLTFREAYNKTGKILNVTVSPASIYEQPKLLNNLTAPNVLIWSAVCASCSLPGVFPSTPLFEKDPHTGKIKEWGATNLHLSNMKFMDGSVDNDMPISRLSEMFNVDHIIACQVNIHVFPLLKFSNTCVGGEIEKEITARFRNQVTKIFKFFSNETIHFLDILKEFEFHPYLMTKLKHLFLQQYSGNVTILPDLSMVGQFHEVLKNPSQLFLLHQTTLGARATWPKLSMIQNNCGQEFALDKAITFLKEKIIISSSIKNPLQFYQPRFSEQIKSLSIMDADLPGVDLEESSSNSLSIIKSPNKTAVRFPLQTLPSPSSAFNKRKVEFLSPSPSPSISPQRSKSSSIQGTRQKANSLSFAIGASNLRLKKSPLKIPSRPPFKKRSSYYNQNMSTEMRRNRKKSGTISSYDVQTNSEDFPIPAIENGSFDNTLFNPSKFPMEAMSAATNDNFMNNSDIFQN
- the WHI5 gene encoding transcriptional repressor WHI5 (Repressor of G1 transcription~similar to YOR083W), giving the protein MSLRTPKRSRTNEEQEHEQERVQNQDTHINNQHQQRPEPTTLLSTPVRIKNGFGTPSPPSPPGITKSITKSRRRPSTTSLQGIFMSPVNKRRVGPTAHQRALDHNDHGHESDSEDDENEEENENRNKYDGHVGMPLLPPTTPKSRRSEVFLSPSPRLRSPPTAARRSAGERPIREISHTLRTRLNYALVKLQNGWTNKTLPELETELAPAVQTSPRRYHNRFPDSADAGTSAHTAFLQALGGHPPREEATAVETLMLLSSPTKKQQHRPVVSASAGEPTDDTEPESDTEVETS
- the LPX1 gene encoding triglyceride lipase (Peroxisomal matrix-localized lipase~similar to YOR084W), translating into MKHNTFNKETKTCSASWPRASQSTLCATDRLELVYDVYTNAERQRRSRTATSLNLVFLHGSGMSKVVWEYYLPRLVAADAESDYVIDKVVLIDQVNHGESGVRNRGKLGTNFNWIDGARDVLKIVTCEFGGNDSRPALNVAIGHSMGGFQALACDVLQPNLFHLLILIEPVVITRKASSTGRSGVPPDAPQIPENLYNSLRLKTCDHFANESEYVKYMRNGSFFTNAHGQILQNIIDFERIKGFDDDGSIRTKMEQAQNLLCYMNMQTFASFLISNVKFVKKRTIHIVGSHSNWCPPENQLFLQKTLQNYHLDVISGGSHLVNIEAPGLVVERINHHIHEFVLTSPLQSSHIPQLTLEERMVKFSRAFDSFKNDALVETSKPKL